A stretch of the Candidatus Nealsonbacteria bacterium genome encodes the following:
- the murG gene encoding undecaprenyldiphospho-muramoylpentapeptide beta-N-acetylglucosaminyltransferase: MKILFTGGGTGGHIFPIIAVAREIKKLQISAPEQSKTKLKLFYIGPRDPFGEIFLSQEGIKIKSIYAGKFRRYLDADALVQNFIDIFFKIPIGIFQSFFYIFFLSPDLIFSKGGYGSLPPVLTSWILGVPIFLHESDVIPGLSNRILSRFSSLIFVSFPKTEYFPLSKTALVSNPIRRELLDGSVNEAKKVFKLRAEKNRPLILILGGSQGARRINDLVLNILPQLLNDFEIIHQCGDKNFKQVRAEANIVIKKEQQEYYHLYPFLREGEIKHAYKACDLVICRSGSSSIFEISAFGKPSILVPLPEAAQNHQAKNAQVYAKTGATLIIEEANLTPHFFLDRLNSLFSHPENLEKMKEEAIRFSRPEAAKKIAQSIVSYLLG, encoded by the coding sequence ATGAAGATACTTTTTACCGGGGGCGGGACTGGTGGCCATATTTTTCCAATAATAGCTGTTGCCCGAGAAATAAAAAAACTTCAGATCTCCGCTCCCGAACAATCTAAAACAAAACTAAAATTATTTTATATTGGCCCAAGAGACCCTTTTGGGGAAATTTTCCTTTCTCAAGAAGGAATTAAGATAAAATCAATCTATGCTGGAAAATTTAGAAGATATCTTGATGCAGATGCTTTGGTCCAAAACTTTATAGATATTTTCTTTAAAATTCCAATAGGCATCTTTCAGTCTTTTTTCTATATTTTCTTTTTATCTCCAGACCTTATTTTCAGTAAAGGCGGCTATGGATCTTTGCCCCCTGTTTTGACGAGTTGGATTCTAGGAGTCCCAATTTTTCTTCACGAATCAGACGTAATTCCCGGTCTCTCTAATAGGATTTTAAGCCGGTTTTCCTCATTAATTTTCGTTTCTTTCCCGAAAACCGAGTATTTCCCGCTTTCAAAAACAGCCTTAGTAAGCAATCCGATAAGAAGAGAACTTTTAGATGGTTCTGTAAATGAAGCTAAAAAAGTTTTTAAACTAAGGGCAGAAAAAAACAGGCCTTTAATTTTAATTTTGGGTGGAAGCCAGGGAGCCCGGCGAATTAATGATTTGGTTTTGAATATTTTGCCTCAACTTCTAAATGATTTTGAAATTATTCATCAATGCGGCGACAAAAATTTCAAACAGGTTCGGGCTGAAGCTAATATTGTGATAAAAAAAGAACAACAAGAATATTATCATCTCTATCCTTTCTTAAGAGAAGGAGAAATAAAACATGCTTACAAAGCCTGTGATTTGGTAATCTGCAGATCAGGGTCAAGTAGTATCTTTGAGATATCGGCCTTCGGAAAACCCAGTATCTTAGTTCCTTTACCAGAAGCTGCCCAGAATCATCAGGCCAAGAACGCTCAAGTCTATGCCAAAACAGGAGCAACTTTAATAATCGAAGAGGCCAATTTAACTCCCCATTTTTTTCTTGATAGATTAAATTCTTTATTCTCTCATCCAGAAAATTTAGAAAAAATGAAAGAAGAAGCGATAAGATTTTCTCGGCCAGAAGCTGCAAAAAAAATTGCTCAAAGTATCGTTAGTTATTTATTGGGTTGA
- the ftsW gene encoding putative lipid II flippase FtsW gives MKTHPPDYPLIGTLAILISLGVLILVSVSAVLSQEKFDYPTYYWFHQISYGLIPGLILAFLAFKIPLSFLKKWAFTLFIINLIILGLVFAPKIGLQAGGASRWINLGPLSLQPAEFLKVSFILYLAAWFSSIANPSAFRQRKQKEFNIILGAFLVIIGILSIFLIFQPNIGTLGIIFAVALLMYFAAGTPLWHTALIISMGIGLLFALIKIAPYRLSRFLVFVNPEIDPLGKGYQIKQALIAIGSGGIFGLGLGLSRQKFGFLPQSIGDSIFAIFAEEGGFIGVIILISLFLFFVWRGFKILKKAPDKFSQLAALGIVSWISIQAFVNMGAMIGILPLTGIPLPFVSYGGSHLIAELIGVGILLNISKNT, from the coding sequence ATGAAAACTCATCCACCCGACTATCCTTTAATCGGCACACTAGCCATTTTAATAAGTCTGGGCGTTCTAATTTTAGTTAGTGTTTCGGCTGTTCTTTCTCAAGAAAAGTTTGATTACCCGACCTATTATTGGTTTCATCAGATAAGTTATGGTTTAATCCCAGGATTAATTTTGGCTTTTTTAGCTTTTAAAATCCCACTATCTTTTCTTAAAAAATGGGCTTTTACTCTATTCATAATAAATTTAATAATTCTGGGATTGGTTTTTGCTCCTAAAATTGGTCTTCAGGCGGGAGGAGCATCTCGCTGGATTAATCTAGGGCCTCTTTCTCTTCAACCGGCTGAATTTTTGAAAGTTAGCTTTATTCTTTATTTAGCTGCTTGGTTCTCCAGCATAGCTAATCCTTCCGCTTTTCGACAAAGAAAACAAAAAGAATTTAATATAATATTGGGAGCTTTTCTGGTTATAATCGGAATTCTAAGCATATTTTTAATTTTTCAGCCCAATATTGGAACTTTAGGAATAATCTTTGCGGTTGCTCTCTTGATGTATTTTGCCGCAGGGACCCCCCTTTGGCATACAGCTCTTATAATCTCAATGGGCATAGGATTACTTTTTGCCTTAATAAAAATCGCCCCCTATAGATTGTCGCGCTTTTTGGTCTTTGTTAACCCAGAAATTGATCCTTTAGGAAAAGGTTATCAGATAAAACAAGCGCTGATCGCAATAGGATCAGGAGGAATTTTCGGTCTAGGGTTGGGTCTTTCCCGTCAGAAATTTGGTTTTTTACCTCAATCAATTGGAGATTCAATCTTTGCCATATTTGCTGAAGAGGGGGGATTTATCGGGGTCATCATTTTGATTTCTCTTTTTCTGTTTTTTGTCTGGCGAGGATTTAAGATTTTAAAAAAAGCTCCAGATAAATTTTCTCAACTAGCCGCCTTAGGTATTGTTTCTTGGATTAGTATTCAGGCTTTCGTGAACATGGGAGCAATGATAGGCATTCTGCCCTTAACCGGCATTCCTTTGCCGTTTGTCAGTTATGGTGGTTCACACTTAATAGCTGAATTAATTGGAGTAGGGATATTGTTAAATATTTCGAAAAACACATGA
- the murD gene encoding UDP-N-acetylmuramoyl-L-alanine--D-glutamate ligase: MKLSDFKGKKATVMGLGIIGGGVGTVKFLVKAEAKVLVTDLKTRKELESSLKKIKGLPAKLVLGKHRPRDFVEVDLIIKNPGVPDDSPYLKIAKKNNIPIETDIGIFFKLCSAPIIGVTGTKGKSTVVTLIYRLLKSKYPNIILAGNIGTSPLESLEKITNKSKVVLELSSWQLEGLKKHRKSPKVALITNIYPDHLNRHKSFENYINSKKIIFLFQKPKDILLLNYDNLTVRKFSKLAKSKVDYFSKRKISKDLKKTIGNLNIKGEHNISNILAALSVAKIYKIPLKNIKKVLKSFKGISGREEFIARVQGVRYFNDTTATIPEAVVLTLRMLSERFPKSKIILIAGGQDKKLNYKNLAKEILKRVDHLILLPGTASFKIKKELKALETAKKSSLSITPKVDSMKKAVKTASKTADRGDIILLSPAAASFNFFNNEFDRGEQFNKAVRKL, encoded by the coding sequence ATGAAGCTAAGTGATTTCAAAGGAAAAAAAGCGACAGTGATGGGATTAGGAATTATTGGCGGAGGAGTGGGAACGGTGAAATTCTTAGTGAAGGCCGAAGCCAAGGTTCTGGTTACTGATTTAAAGACAAGAAAAGAGCTGGAAAGCTCTTTAAAAAAAATAAAAGGGTTGCCTGCAAAATTGGTTTTAGGGAAACACAGACCCAGAGACTTTGTCGAAGTTGACTTAATCATCAAAAATCCGGGTGTACCAGACGATTCCCCTTATCTCAAAATTGCCAAAAAAAATAACATTCCAATAGAAACTGATATTGGCATCTTTTTTAAACTTTGTTCGGCTCCCATTATTGGGGTTACCGGCACCAAAGGCAAATCGACAGTTGTTACTTTAATCTACCGACTTCTAAAGAGTAAATATCCAAATATTATTTTGGCTGGCAATATCGGGACTTCACCCCTTGAGTCTTTAGAAAAGATAACTAATAAAAGCAAGGTAGTTCTTGAGCTTTCAAGTTGGCAGTTAGAAGGGCTAAAAAAACACAGAAAAAGCCCGAAAGTAGCCTTAATTACCAATATTTATCCTGATCATTTGAATCGGCATAAGAGCTTTGAAAATTATATCAATTCAAAAAAAATAATTTTCCTTTTTCAAAAGCCAAAAGATATTCTTCTTTTGAATTATGATAATTTAACTGTTAGGAAATTTTCTAAATTGGCGAAATCAAAAGTTGATTATTTCTCAAAAAGAAAAATATCTAAAGATTTAAAAAAAACTATTGGAAATTTAAATATCAAAGGAGAACATAATATTTCCAATATTTTAGCTGCCTTGTCGGTAGCTAAAATATATAAAATTCCCTTAAAGAATATCAAAAAAGTATTAAAAAGTTTCAAAGGAATTTCAGGCAGAGAGGAATTTATTGCCCGGGTTCAAGGAGTAAGATATTTCAACGATACCACAGCCACCATACCAGAGGCCGTAGTTTTAACGCTTAGAATGCTCTCCGAAAGATTTCCTAAATCAAAAATTATCTTGATTGCCGGCGGTCAGGATAAAAAACTGAACTATAAAAACTTAGCTAAAGAAATTTTAAAAAGAGTAGATCATTTAATTCTTCTTCCCGGAACAGCTTCTTTTAAAATTAAAAAAGAACTTAAGGCTTTAGAAACAGCGAAGAAATCTTCGTTATCAATTACTCCAAAAGTCGACTCGATGAAAAAAGCAGTAAAGACAGCTTCGAAGACAGCCGATAGGGGAGACATAATACTTTTGTCACCTGCTGCAGCCAGTTTTAATTTTTTTAATAACGAATTTGACCGGGGAGAACAATTCAATAAAGCCGTAAGAAAATTATGA